A stretch of the Janthinobacterium sp. B9-8 genome encodes the following:
- the tssK gene encoding type VI secretion system baseplate subunit TssK, with amino-acid sequence MAQIPEAICWSEGMQLLPQHFQQQSLRAEILAAQLASAAQPYYWGVLNVEIDEAALIGGTLRVLALEAILPDGLWLCIRPGVHPPLELHFQDLIAASPQHQTTLYLVVPPLYRAGELDSSGRRYVSQDGKDIPDLVSKESPAVLTFWRPDLAILDEQHRADGVCLPLLRVEEGAGGFARKEYFAPQPRVLPESLLGKRIAALCTEVRAKCAFLAGRLRQALQENNEGDSARIDRQLAALWARLPELQSALDSRVAHPLSLYLILNGVAGSVCALNPQAGVPAFRAFHYEELLACFDDVIGFIMKSVMRIKAGYRRNEFALEKEGFVIRPPLSLRQGGQWVIGVQMPGGTGDDAARLWLDRAMIASMSQLEILQRQRMRGVLCRPLDRQEQVSYSVGDDTHLFSLYEFGEWFHPDELFCIAVPTQNAATDPLSIVLFVPEAGDDIPVLNEADHD; translated from the coding sequence ATGGCGCAAATTCCGGAAGCTATTTGCTGGTCAGAGGGCATGCAGCTTTTGCCTCAGCATTTTCAACAGCAATCTTTGCGCGCCGAAATATTAGCCGCTCAGCTTGCCTCTGCAGCGCAGCCTTATTACTGGGGTGTGCTGAATGTGGAAATCGACGAAGCGGCTTTGATCGGCGGCACTTTACGCGTGCTGGCGCTGGAAGCCATTTTGCCAGACGGGCTGTGGCTTTGTATCAGGCCTGGCGTGCATCCGCCGCTGGAGCTTCATTTTCAAGACCTGATAGCCGCATCGCCTCAGCACCAAACCACCCTTTATTTGGTAGTGCCACCGCTTTATCGTGCGGGTGAACTAGATTCCAGCGGGCGGCGCTATGTGTCGCAAGATGGCAAGGATATCCCCGATTTAGTCAGCAAAGAATCCCCTGCCGTGCTGACTTTCTGGCGGCCAGATCTGGCGATTCTGGATGAGCAGCATCGGGCCGATGGTGTTTGTCTGCCGCTGCTTAGGGTGGAAGAAGGTGCAGGGGGCTTTGCCCGCAAAGAATATTTTGCACCGCAGCCCAGAGTGTTGCCCGAATCTTTGCTTGGCAAGCGCATTGCCGCGCTTTGCACTGAAGTACGTGCTAAGTGTGCTTTTCTGGCTGGCCGACTCAGGCAGGCTTTGCAAGAAAACAATGAAGGCGACAGTGCCAGAATTGATCGGCAACTTGCCGCGCTCTGGGCCAGATTGCCCGAGTTGCAAAGTGCTTTAGATAGCCGTGTGGCGCATCCGCTTTCTCTTTATCTGATTTTGAATGGCGTGGCAGGATCGGTCTGTGCGCTAAACCCGCAGGCGGGTGTGCCGGCTTTTCGGGCCTTTCATTACGAAGAATTACTCGCCTGCTTTGATGATGTGATTGGTTTTATTATGAAATCGGTGATGCGGATTAAAGCGGGCTATCGCCGCAACGAATTTGCATTAGAAAAAGAAGGCTTTGTGATCAGGCCCCCTTTGTCTTTACGCCAGGGTGGGCAGTGGGTGATTGGTGTGCAAATGCCAGGCGGCACGGGCGATGATGCGGCAAGGTTATGGCTGGATAGAGCGATGATTGCGTCGATGTCGCAACTTGAAATTTTACAAAGACAAAGAATGCGCGGGGTGCTTTGTCGCCCACTCGATCGGCAGGAGCAGGTGAGCTATAGCGTGGGAGACGATACTCATTTGTTTAGTCTCTATGAATTTGGCGAGTGGTTTCATCCTGACGAATTATTCTGCATTGCTGTGCCTACGCAAAACGCAGCGACTGATCCACTCAGTATTGTTCTGTTTGTTCCTGAAGCGGGCGACGATATCCCCGTGCTGAATGAGGCTGATCATGACTGA
- a CDS encoding DotU/TssL family secretion system protein, with amino-acid sequence MTDFARQQAALPLKQAFCQVWEEWLLLSPGLLSSAEPADKLLLRVAEETSVLARRVYRVVMTQAGAANKMHAQAVQYAFVALIDEVLLFTEWSGQLAWQSAPLEFRLFNTRTSGEALPDEIAHLIERQDSSERDLAAVYLMALVLGFRGRLRQDPALYEAWCTSLFAQVYQREPDTALLGKVLSGQSVTQPLQLIERKMLPDGYRLALMLAFLLLLMFGVSHLFWRDISSQIDLTHPPLSESKP; translated from the coding sequence ATGACTGATTTTGCGCGCCAGCAGGCCGCTTTGCCCCTGAAGCAGGCATTTTGTCAGGTTTGGGAAGAATGGCTGTTGCTGTCCCCCGGCTTATTGAGCAGCGCCGAGCCAGCAGACAAACTTTTGCTGCGTGTGGCAGAAGAAACCAGCGTTCTGGCAAGGCGGGTCTATCGCGTTGTAATGACACAAGCTGGCGCAGCCAACAAGATGCACGCTCAGGCGGTGCAATATGCTTTTGTGGCTTTGATCGATGAGGTGCTGCTGTTTACAGAGTGGAGTGGTCAGCTTGCATGGCAAAGCGCGCCCTTGGAGTTTCGCCTGTTTAATACTCGCACTTCGGGGGAAGCGTTGCCGGATGAGATCGCGCATTTGATTGAGCGCCAGGACTCAAGCGAGCGCGATCTGGCGGCGGTGTATCTGATGGCGCTGGTGCTGGGTTTTCGCGGACGCTTGCGTCAGGATCCCGCATTGTACGAGGCATGGTGTACTTCACTTTTTGCGCAGGTATATCAAAGAGAGCCGGATACTGCTCTGCTGGGTAAGGTATTAAGCGGCCAGAGTGTGACGCAGCCTCTGCAACTGATCGAGCGAAAAATGTTGCCAGATGGTTATCGGCTGGCACTGATGCTGGCTTTTTTATTGCTGCTGATGTTTGGGGTGAGCCATTTATTCTGGCGGGATATCTCTTCGCAGATTGATCTGACACATCCACCGCTCAGCGAGTCCAAACCGTGA